A genomic region of Trichothermofontia sichuanensis B231 contains the following coding sequences:
- a CDS encoding Uma2 family endonuclease — MIASPDKHYMSPAEYLEWEPQQDLKYEYVNGEAYAMTGGTIPHNAIAINLIAALRNQVRGSACRVLASDAKVSITEQGPFFYPDVLVTCDERDRSAIQFVQFPCLIVEVLSQTTEAYDRGAKFSQYRRLESLREYVLISSDQISVEIFRLNERGKWELTPYAINDTIQFTSIDFKFSIDLLYEEVELLP; from the coding sequence ATGATTGCCTCACCCGACAAACACTACATGTCTCCAGCAGAATACTTGGAATGGGAGCCTCAGCAAGACCTTAAGTACGAATATGTGAATGGCGAAGCCTACGCCATGACTGGGGGCACTATTCCTCACAATGCGATCGCCATTAACTTAATCGCTGCCTTACGCAATCAGGTGCGAGGCAGTGCCTGTCGGGTATTGGCATCCGATGCCAAAGTCAGTATTACGGAACAGGGGCCATTTTTCTACCCGGATGTTTTGGTGACCTGTGATGAGCGCGATCGCTCGGCCATTCAATTTGTCCAATTTCCCTGTCTGATTGTAGAAGTCCTATCCCAAACCACTGAAGCCTATGATCGCGGGGCTAAATTCAGTCAGTATCGCCGCCTAGAAAGTTTGCGCGAGTATGTCCTTATTAGTTCTGATCAAATAAGTGTGGAAATCTTTCGACTCAATGAACGAGGCAAATGGGAATTGACTCCCTACGCCATCAATGACACCATTCAATTCACCAGTATTGACTTTAAATTTTCCATTGATTTGCTCTACGAAGAAGTTGAGCTTTTACCCTGA